A single window of Providencia alcalifaciens DNA harbors:
- the glpE gene encoding thiosulfate sulfurtransferase GlpE: MDHFETLTPEQAYQHWLDGTAILVDVRDPQSFRAGHATGAYHLTNESLHPFVEKTDYEQTIMVMCYHGHSSQGAAQYLINIGFESVYSINGGFEAWSREYPQAITAL; the protein is encoded by the coding sequence ATGGACCATTTTGAGACACTAACACCTGAACAAGCCTATCAGCACTGGTTAGATGGCACTGCTATCCTTGTCGATGTTCGCGATCCCCAAAGTTTTCGTGCTGGTCACGCGACAGGCGCTTATCACTTAACCAATGAGTCCCTACACCCGTTTGTCGAAAAAACTGATTATGAACAAACGATTATGGTGATGTGCTACCACGGTCACAGCAGCCAAGGCGCGGCGCAATACTTAATTAATATTGGTTTTGAATCTGTATATAGCATTAATGGCGGATTTGAGGCATGGTCACGAGAATACCCACAAGCCATTACGGCGCTCTAA
- the ompR gene encoding two-component system response regulator OmpR has protein sequence MQESYKVLVVDDDMRLRALLERYLTEQGFQVRSAANAEQMDRILTRESIHLIVLDLMLPGEDGLSICRRLRSQNNPIPIIMVTAKGEEVDRIVGLEIGADDYIPKPFNPRELLARIRAVLRRQANELPGAPSQDDAVITFGKFKLNLGTREMFQGEENMPLTSGEFAVLKVLVSYPREPLSRDKLMSLARGREYSAMERSIDVQISRLRRMIEEDPAHPRYIQTVWGLGYVFVPDGSKA, from the coding sequence ATGCAGGAAAGTTATAAAGTTCTTGTCGTCGATGATGATATGCGTTTACGTGCTCTGCTTGAACGTTACCTCACCGAGCAGGGTTTTCAGGTAAGAAGTGCAGCGAATGCTGAACAGATGGACAGGATCCTAACGCGGGAATCTATTCATTTAATCGTATTGGACTTAATGCTTCCTGGGGAAGATGGCTTATCCATTTGCCGTCGTTTACGTAGTCAAAACAACCCAATTCCAATCATTATGGTCACCGCGAAAGGCGAAGAAGTTGACCGTATTGTGGGCTTAGAAATTGGTGCGGATGACTATATCCCTAAACCGTTTAACCCTCGTGAACTGTTAGCGCGTATTCGTGCGGTGCTGCGTCGCCAAGCGAATGAGTTACCAGGTGCACCATCGCAAGATGATGCCGTCATCACTTTTGGTAAATTTAAACTTAACCTCGGAACCCGTGAAATGTTCCAAGGCGAAGAAAATATGCCATTAACCAGTGGTGAGTTTGCGGTGTTGAAAGTATTAGTTTCTTATCCACGCGAACCATTATCTCGTGACAAGCTGATGAGTTTGGCTCGAGGTCGTGAATACAGTGCGATGGAACGTTCTATCGACGTTCAAATCTCACGCTTACGCCGTATGATTGAAGAAGATCCTGCGCACCCACGTTACATTCAAACCGTTTGGGGCTTAGGTTACGTATTTGTTCCAGATGGAAGCAAAGCATGA
- a CDS encoding Tex family protein, whose translation MNETLSQIIAAELQAQPKQVFSAITLLDEGNTVPFIARYRKEVTGGLDDTQLRQLESRLGYLRELNDRKQTILKSIDEQGKLTPELASAINTTLNKTELEDLYLPYKPKRRTRGQIAIEAGLEPLADTLWNDPSQSPDTLAQRYVDADKGVADTKAALDGARYILMERFAEDASLLAKVRDYIWKNAHIVSVVADGKQTEGVKFSDYFDHHEPVAQVPSHRALAMFRGRNEGILQLSLNCDPQFEEPPKESYCEEIITRHLDVRLNNAPADQWRKAVISWTWRVKVLLHLETEIMSALREKAEEEAINVFARNLSDLLMAAPAGMRTTMGLDPGLRTGVKVAVVDATGKVMATDTIYPHTGQAAKAATIVAALCQKYHVELVAIGNGTASRETERFFAEVQKQFPAVTAQKVIVSEAGASVYSASELAALEFPDLDVSLRGAVSIARRLQDPLAELVKIDPKSIGVGQYQHDVSQTQLARKLDAVVEDCVNSVGVDLNTASVALLTRVAGLSKMIAQNVVDWRDSNGQFNDRKQLLKVARLGPKAFEQCAGFLRITNGDNPLDASTVHPEAYPIVEKILEAVRQPLKEIMGNSQILNGLSPREFTTEQFGVPTVTDIIKELEKPGRDPRPEFKTATFADGIETMNDLTTGMILEGAVTNVTNFGAFVDIGVHQDGLVHISSLSNSYVEDPHKVVKTGDIVKVKVLDVDIARKRIALTMRLDEQAGEGSSAPRSAAPAQDRNTRKAPASRGNARGNSSSNSAASSNSAMSDALAAAFGKKR comes from the coding sequence ATGAATGAAACTCTAAGCCAAATTATTGCGGCCGAACTACAAGCCCAACCGAAACAGGTGTTTTCAGCCATTACATTATTGGATGAAGGCAATACCGTCCCATTTATCGCCCGCTACCGTAAAGAGGTTACGGGGGGATTGGATGACACTCAGCTGCGTCAGCTAGAGAGCCGTTTAGGGTATTTGAGAGAGTTAAACGACCGTAAGCAAACCATTCTAAAATCCATTGACGAACAAGGTAAGCTTACTCCAGAACTCGCTTCTGCCATCAATACAACGCTGAATAAAACCGAACTCGAAGACCTTTACCTCCCCTACAAACCAAAGCGCCGTACTCGTGGGCAAATTGCAATCGAAGCGGGCTTAGAACCCTTAGCTGATACGCTGTGGAACGATCCAAGCCAATCACCGGATACACTTGCACAACGCTATGTTGACGCGGATAAAGGTGTAGCCGATACCAAAGCTGCTTTAGATGGTGCTCGCTACATTTTAATGGAGCGTTTCGCCGAAGATGCTTCCTTATTAGCGAAAGTTCGCGACTATATTTGGAAGAATGCGCACATTGTTTCTGTTGTTGCTGATGGTAAACAGACTGAAGGCGTAAAATTTAGCGACTATTTTGATCACCATGAACCGGTTGCTCAAGTTCCTTCGCACCGCGCTTTGGCCATGTTTCGTGGTCGCAATGAAGGTATTTTGCAGTTATCCCTCAACTGTGACCCTCAGTTTGAAGAGCCGCCAAAAGAGAGCTATTGCGAAGAAATTATTACTCGCCATTTAGATGTGCGTTTAAACAATGCTCCCGCTGACCAATGGCGTAAAGCCGTCATCAGCTGGACTTGGCGAGTCAAAGTGTTACTGCACTTAGAAACCGAAATCATGAGCGCCCTGCGCGAGAAAGCGGAAGAAGAAGCGATTAACGTATTCGCCCGTAATCTCAGTGATTTATTGATGGCGGCTCCTGCGGGTATGCGTACCACTATGGGCCTCGACCCAGGTTTACGTACTGGAGTAAAAGTAGCGGTCGTTGATGCGACGGGTAAAGTAATGGCAACAGATACTATTTACCCACACACAGGTCAGGCAGCCAAAGCTGCCACTATCGTTGCCGCATTATGTCAAAAATACCACGTCGAGCTGGTCGCGATTGGTAATGGAACCGCATCACGAGAAACGGAGCGCTTCTTTGCTGAAGTGCAAAAACAGTTCCCAGCAGTCACAGCACAGAAAGTGATTGTCAGTGAAGCTGGTGCCTCTGTTTATTCTGCTTCTGAGCTGGCAGCATTAGAATTTCCTGACTTAGACGTCTCTTTGCGTGGTGCAGTTTCTATTGCTCGCCGCTTACAAGACCCGCTGGCTGAACTGGTGAAAATCGACCCGAAATCTATCGGTGTTGGCCAGTATCAACATGATGTCAGCCAAACTCAGCTAGCCCGTAAGTTAGATGCGGTCGTTGAAGATTGCGTAAACTCCGTCGGCGTAGACTTGAACACTGCCTCTGTTGCGCTACTCACCCGTGTTGCAGGGTTGAGCAAAATGATCGCGCAGAACGTTGTCGATTGGCGTGATTCGAATGGTCAATTCAATGACAGAAAACAGTTACTTAAAGTCGCTCGCTTAGGACCAAAAGCCTTTGAACAGTGCGCGGGTTTCTTGCGTATCACCAATGGGGATAACCCACTGGATGCCTCAACGGTTCACCCAGAAGCCTACCCAATTGTTGAAAAAATCCTTGAAGCCGTGCGCCAGCCACTCAAAGAAATTATGGGCAATTCACAGATATTGAACGGTTTGAGTCCGCGTGAATTTACCACCGAACAGTTTGGGGTTCCTACCGTCACAGACATCATCAAAGAGCTGGAAAAACCGGGTCGTGACCCACGCCCTGAGTTTAAAACGGCAACCTTTGCTGACGGTATTGAAACGATGAATGACTTAACGACCGGCATGATCTTAGAAGGTGCAGTGACTAACGTCACTAACTTCGGGGCATTTGTGGATATCGGTGTTCATCAAGATGGTTTGGTGCATATTTCTTCCCTTTCAAACAGCTACGTTGAAGATCCTCACAAAGTCGTCAAAACTGGCGACATTGTGAAAGTCAAAGTGCTGGATGTGGATATTGCTCGTAAGCGTATTGCGCTCACTATGCGTTTAGATGAACAAGCGGGTGAAGGTAGCAGCGCACCTCGCAGTGCGGCTCCAGCGCAAGATAGAAATACCCGCAAAGCCCCTGCTTCACGAGGGAATGCGCGAGGTAATTCATCATCTAACTCTGCGGCATCTAGCAACAGTGCGATGAGTGATGCACTGGCTGCTGCTTTTGGTAAAAAGCGCTAA
- the greB gene encoding transcription elongation factor GreB: MNKSLLITREGWDALDKELKYLWREERPRVTQSVSEAAAQGDRSENAEYIYGKKRLREIDRRIRFLSKRLDQLRIVEPDPRQEGRVFFGAWVKLEDDNENIRIFRLVGADEFDPAKQWISIDSPVARALIGKQVDDEVVVTTPGGKVTYVVLEISYKPLIS, from the coding sequence ATGAATAAGAGCCTTTTAATTACCCGTGAAGGATGGGACGCTTTAGACAAAGAACTTAAATATCTTTGGAGAGAAGAGCGCCCACGAGTGACACAGTCCGTCTCTGAAGCCGCAGCCCAGGGGGATCGTTCCGAAAACGCAGAATATATCTACGGTAAAAAACGGCTACGGGAAATAGACCGCCGTATTCGTTTTTTATCCAAAAGGTTGGATCAGCTTAGAATTGTTGAACCCGACCCTCGACAAGAGGGGCGTGTGTTTTTTGGCGCATGGGTTAAGCTTGAAGATGATAATGAAAATATCAGAATTTTCCGGTTAGTGGGGGCGGATGAATTTGATCCTGCTAAGCAGTGGATTTCTATCGATTCACCAGTGGCTCGCGCATTAATTGGCAAGCAGGTTGATGATGAAGTGGTCGTCACAACGCCGGGCGGAAAAGTCACGTACGTTGTGCTAGAAATTAGCTATAAGCCATTAATCAGTTAA
- the nfuA gene encoding Fe-S biogenesis protein NfuA produces the protein MINITEAAQTHFSKLLESQESGTQIRVFVINPGTPTAECGVSYCPPGAVEATDKELKFEKLSAYVDEISAPFLEDAEIDFVTDQLGSQLTLKAPNAKMRKVSEDASLIERVEYVLQSQINPQLASHGGRVSLMEITEDGFAILQFGGGCNGCSMVDVTLKEGIEKELLKMFEGELKGVKDLTEHQRGEHSFY, from the coding sequence ATGATTAATATTACAGAAGCAGCACAGACTCACTTCTCCAAGTTATTGGAAAGCCAAGAGTCAGGAACCCAAATTCGAGTATTTGTCATTAACCCAGGCACACCAACCGCTGAGTGTGGTGTTTCTTATTGCCCTCCTGGTGCCGTAGAGGCCACCGATAAAGAGCTGAAGTTTGAAAAACTCTCTGCTTATGTTGATGAAATTAGCGCACCATTCTTAGAAGATGCTGAGATTGATTTCGTCACTGACCAATTAGGCTCTCAATTAACGTTAAAAGCACCGAACGCGAAAATGCGCAAAGTGTCTGAAGATGCGTCATTAATTGAGCGTGTTGAATACGTTTTACAATCACAAATTAACCCGCAATTAGCGAGCCATGGCGGTCGTGTTTCCTTAATGGAAATCACCGAAGATGGTTTTGCTATCCTGCAATTCGGCGGCGGCTGTAACGGTTGTTCCATGGTCGATGTGACGCTGAAAGAAGGTATCGAAAAAGAATTACTGAAAATGTTCGAAGGTGAATTAAAAGGTGTTAAAGACCTGACTGAACACCAACGCGGCGAGCACTCTTTCTACTAA
- a CDS encoding DeoR/GlpR family transcriptional regulator translates to MKQTQRHDAIVELVRLQGYVSTEELVEQFEVSPQTIRRDLNDLAEQNKILRHHGGAALPSSSVNTAYNDRKTMWSEEKARIAQRVASQIPDGATLFIDIGTTPEAVAHALVNHKNLRVVTNNLNVATLLMGKEDFRLILAGGEVRSRDGGIVGEATLDFISQFRLDYGILGISGIDMDGSLLEFDYHEVRTKRAIIENSRHVMLVTDHSKFGRNAMVNLGNMNLINTLFTTQAPPASILKVIEQHNVQLELC, encoded by the coding sequence GTGAAACAAACCCAGAGACATGATGCAATTGTTGAACTTGTGCGTCTTCAGGGATATGTCAGTACTGAAGAACTTGTCGAACAGTTTGAGGTTAGCCCTCAGACCATTCGCCGAGACCTCAATGATCTTGCTGAACAAAATAAAATCCTACGACACCATGGTGGCGCAGCCTTGCCTTCGAGTTCCGTCAATACCGCCTACAATGACCGCAAAACCATGTGGTCTGAGGAAAAAGCGCGTATTGCTCAACGTGTGGCAAGCCAAATTCCTGACGGCGCAACCCTATTTATTGATATTGGCACAACCCCTGAGGCTGTCGCTCACGCATTGGTTAATCATAAAAACCTGCGCGTCGTGACCAACAACCTGAACGTCGCCACATTGCTCATGGGAAAAGAAGATTTTCGTTTGATCCTCGCAGGCGGTGAAGTTCGTTCTCGTGATGGCGGGATTGTCGGTGAAGCCACCCTCGACTTTATCTCTCAATTTAGACTCGATTACGGCATCCTGGGGATCAGCGGGATTGATATGGACGGCTCATTGCTTGAGTTTGATTATCATGAAGTCCGCACCAAGCGCGCAATTATTGAAAACTCTCGCCATGTCATGTTGGTTACCGACCACTCCAAATTTGGTCGAAATGCGATGGTTAATTTAGGTAATATGAACCTAATCAATACGTTGTTTACCACCCAAGCACCTCCAGCCAGTATCCTAAAGGTTATCGAACAGCATAACGTTCAATTAGAGCTCTGCTAG
- the glpG gene encoding rhomboid family intramembrane serine protease GlpG has product MIHIISFENPRMAQAFVDYMAGQNIQLQLHPSNDQQHYELWLADEQHTEQVRQELETFLRNPNDPRYLEASWQTGRTDAQFQYRNYLTFSYLKQQSGPLTIAVILLSIAVYLWVTLTDPRIVLYYLGWPIGDQQSELWRWISPAFVHFSISHIGFNLALWWFLAGQVEKKMGTGKLFTILLVSALFSNWGQSLFSENNFGGLSGVVYALVSYVWITGERRPEIGIGIPRGLMVFSIIWLFFGYFDLLGMDIANAAHTSGLIIGLLMGIWDNRLSFKHQGSK; this is encoded by the coding sequence ATGATCCACATTATCTCTTTTGAAAACCCACGGATGGCTCAAGCGTTTGTCGATTATATGGCAGGACAAAATATCCAACTACAACTCCATCCTTCCAACGACCAACAACATTATGAACTTTGGCTCGCCGATGAGCAGCACACTGAGCAAGTACGCCAAGAGTTAGAAACCTTTTTGCGTAACCCTAATGATCCCCGTTATCTCGAAGCTAGCTGGCAAACGGGCCGCACAGATGCCCAATTTCAGTATCGAAATTATCTGACATTCAGCTATTTAAAACAGCAATCAGGCCCATTAACTATCGCCGTTATTTTGCTGTCTATCGCGGTTTATCTTTGGGTCACACTGACAGATCCCCGTATCGTTCTATACTATCTAGGCTGGCCTATTGGTGATCAGCAAAGCGAATTGTGGCGTTGGATAAGCCCGGCGTTCGTTCACTTTTCTATTTCGCACATCGGTTTCAACCTTGCGCTCTGGTGGTTCCTTGCCGGGCAAGTTGAGAAAAAAATGGGCACAGGAAAACTGTTCACCATTTTATTAGTCTCCGCATTATTCAGTAACTGGGGTCAATCCCTATTCAGTGAAAACAATTTTGGCGGTTTATCGGGTGTCGTTTATGCACTGGTTAGCTATGTTTGGATCACTGGCGAACGTCGCCCAGAAATCGGTATCGGTATCCCTCGCGGACTCATGGTATTCTCGATTATCTGGTTATTCTTCGGTTACTTTGACCTGCTTGGTATGGACATTGCTAATGCCGCACATACTTCAGGGTTAATTATCGGATTATTGATGGGAATATGGGATAATAGGCTCAGTTTTAAACACCAAGGTTCCAAATAG
- the feoB gene encoding Fe(2+) transporter permease subunit FeoB translates to MKPLTIGLIGNPNAGKTTLFNQLTGSRQRVGNWAGVTVERKVGRFHTPEHKIELVDLPGTYSLTTISEQTSLDEQIACYFILSGEADMLINVVDASNLERNLYLTLQLVELGVPCIVALNMLDIAKSQHIDIDVKQLEKQLGCPVIPMVSTRATGLEQLKQAIDSHPQNNQQALVQYPPQLLQTVDMLSEQISAQQFSQQQRRWLALQILEGDIYSRQRADISEQVFAETRLKLKETLQEEPELLIADARYQSIASICDAAINNSAAEPNKLTQALDKFILNRWLGVPIFLFVMYLMFVLAINIGGALQPFFEGASEAIFIHGIQWIGATANFPDWLTVFLAQGVGGGINTVLPLVPQIGMMYLFLSILEDSGYMARAAFVMDRLMQALGLPGKSFVPLIVGFGCNVPSIMGARTLDAPRERLITVLMAPFMSCGARLAIFAVFAAAFFGKNGASVVFSLYILGIVVAILTGLLLKHTLMRGEASPFVMELPVYHVPHAKTLLIQTWQRLKGFVIRAGKVIVVASIFIGALNSFSFSGKPVDNINDSALASVSKVITPVLQPIGVHNDNWQATVGLITGAMAKEVVVGTLNTLYTAEAITSEPFDADSFDLLDELGAAVTDTWDSLKQTFSISALSNPIEASMGDAEMATGSMGTMAAKFGSDIAAYSYLIFVLLYVPCVSVMGAIARETNKSWMTFSILWGLNVAYSLAALFYQTATFSEHPQSSLITIGAVLLFNIALITFLRRMRSRVTFNIKSKTAQQCSGCSNNSCH, encoded by the coding sequence ATGAAACCATTAACTATCGGCCTTATTGGCAACCCTAACGCAGGTAAAACAACCTTGTTTAACCAGTTAACAGGGTCACGTCAGCGCGTCGGTAACTGGGCAGGAGTGACCGTCGAACGTAAAGTTGGGCGCTTCCACACACCTGAACACAAGATTGAACTTGTTGATTTACCAGGTACTTATTCCCTTACGACTATCTCAGAGCAAACCTCCCTCGATGAGCAAATCGCCTGCTACTTTATTTTAAGTGGTGAAGCCGACATGTTGATCAACGTGGTGGATGCTTCAAACCTCGAGCGCAATTTATATCTGACATTGCAGCTTGTTGAGCTAGGTGTTCCCTGCATCGTCGCACTGAACATGTTGGATATTGCCAAAAGCCAACATATCGATATCGATGTTAAACAGCTCGAAAAGCAGCTCGGCTGCCCTGTTATTCCAATGGTCTCTACCCGAGCAACAGGCCTTGAACAGCTCAAGCAAGCGATTGATAGCCATCCTCAAAACAACCAACAAGCCCTAGTGCAATATCCGCCACAACTGTTACAAACCGTGGATATGCTTTCAGAACAAATTTCTGCTCAGCAATTTAGTCAGCAGCAGCGCCGTTGGTTAGCTCTCCAAATTTTAGAAGGCGATATTTATAGCCGCCAGCGGGCTGATATCTCTGAGCAAGTATTTGCTGAAACTCGCCTTAAACTCAAAGAGACCTTGCAAGAAGAACCTGAGTTGCTCATTGCAGATGCTCGCTATCAATCCATTGCCTCAATTTGTGACGCCGCGATTAATAACAGTGCCGCTGAGCCGAATAAACTCACTCAAGCGCTGGATAAATTTATCTTGAACCGCTGGCTTGGCGTGCCAATTTTCTTGTTCGTGATGTATCTAATGTTCGTCCTTGCTATCAATATCGGTGGTGCTTTACAACCGTTCTTTGAAGGGGCGTCTGAGGCTATCTTTATTCATGGTATTCAATGGATTGGCGCAACTGCAAACTTCCCTGATTGGTTGACCGTTTTCCTTGCTCAAGGTGTCGGTGGCGGTATCAATACTGTCCTACCGCTGGTGCCACAAATCGGTATGATGTACCTGTTTTTATCTATCTTGGAAGACTCTGGCTATATGGCTCGAGCGGCTTTCGTTATGGATAGACTCATGCAAGCGCTTGGTTTACCGGGTAAATCCTTTGTTCCTTTGATTGTTGGCTTCGGTTGTAACGTGCCTTCCATCATGGGCGCACGCACCTTAGATGCACCTCGTGAGCGCTTGATCACAGTGCTTATGGCACCGTTTATGTCCTGCGGTGCTCGCTTAGCTATCTTCGCAGTATTCGCAGCAGCGTTTTTTGGTAAAAATGGCGCAAGCGTCGTATTCTCTCTCTACATTCTCGGTATTGTCGTGGCAATCCTAACAGGCCTGCTACTGAAACATACCTTGATGCGTGGTGAAGCTTCTCCGTTTGTGATGGAACTGCCGGTCTACCATGTACCTCATGCAAAAACATTGCTCATCCAAACTTGGCAGCGTTTAAAAGGCTTCGTGATCCGTGCTGGTAAAGTGATTGTTGTCGCGAGTATTTTTATCGGCGCGCTAAACAGCTTTTCGTTCTCCGGCAAACCTGTGGACAACATCAATGACTCTGCGCTGGCCTCCGTCAGTAAAGTGATCACCCCAGTATTACAGCCTATCGGCGTGCACAATGATAACTGGCAAGCGACTGTCGGTTTGATCACGGGTGCGATGGCTAAAGAAGTGGTAGTTGGGACATTAAATACCCTGTACACCGCCGAGGCGATCACCAGCGAACCTTTCGATGCCGACTCTTTTGACCTGCTCGATGAGTTAGGCGCGGCAGTCACAGATACATGGGATAGCTTAAAACAGACATTCTCCATCAGTGCATTATCTAACCCAATCGAAGCGAGTATGGGTGATGCTGAGATGGCAACAGGTTCCATGGGTACCATGGCGGCGAAATTTGGTTCAGATATCGCAGCTTATAGTTACTTAATCTTTGTGCTGCTGTATGTGCCTTGTGTGTCAGTGATGGGAGCAATCGCCCGTGAAACCAACAAAAGCTGGATGACATTCTCTATTCTGTGGGGATTAAACGTTGCTTATAGCCTTGCAGCGCTGTTCTATCAAACAGCCACATTTAGCGAACATCCACAAAGCAGCTTGATCACTATTGGTGCTGTGCTGCTGTTTAATATTGCACTCATCACCTTCCTACGCCGTATGCGCAGTCGTGTGACGTTCAATATTAAATCCAAAACAGCGCAACAGTGTTCTGGTTGTTCAAACAACAGTTGCCACTAA
- a CDS encoding phosphoribosyltransferase family protein produces MLAMEGVCWLCRQLLKIPQQGICSFCIKSLPPMPKVCLQCALPCEYHQFPCGRCLVQPPPWQRLITVTPYQAPLRQLIHQYKFRYQPQLAIPLTRVFLHYWLNGYRQQQWKKPDLLITIPPHPRRCWRRGFDHMALIGGNLTTWLNIAYSQNSLLRSRDTLTQVSLTRKQRRNNLKEAFTLETSVSGLHIAIIDDVITTGSTMHAAAQLLICAGAHTVDAWSLCRTL; encoded by the coding sequence ATGCTAGCAATGGAAGGGGTCTGTTGGCTATGCCGGCAGTTATTAAAAATTCCTCAGCAAGGAATATGCAGCTTTTGTATCAAAAGCTTACCGCCAATGCCGAAAGTTTGTCTACAATGCGCTCTCCCGTGTGAATATCACCAATTTCCTTGCGGACGCTGCCTTGTGCAGCCACCACCTTGGCAGAGGCTAATTACCGTAACGCCGTATCAAGCGCCATTACGCCAGCTTATCCATCAATATAAATTTCGTTATCAACCTCAGTTAGCCATTCCCCTGACGCGAGTATTTTTACATTATTGGTTGAATGGATATCGTCAACAGCAATGGAAAAAACCCGACTTATTGATAACCATTCCTCCCCATCCTCGGCGATGTTGGCGTCGGGGATTTGACCACATGGCATTAATTGGTGGTAATTTAACCACATGGTTAAATATTGCCTATTCGCAAAATTCATTATTGCGCTCTCGTGATACACTGACGCAAGTTTCATTAACACGTAAACAGCGCCGCAATAACCTAAAAGAGGCATTTACCCTTGAAACTTCGGTTTCAGGTCTACACATAGCTATTATTGATGATGTGATTACAACTGGCTCAACCATGCATGCAGCCGCTCAATTGTTGATTTGTGCGGGCGCGCATACTGTTGACGCGTGGTCACTCTGTCGCACCTTGTAG
- a CDS encoding FeoC-like transcriptional regulator, translating to MVSLLQVRDLIALYGQADIALLSSQLNAPAALVNAMAEKLVSMEKIEKVDVSACLTGTSCKGCPESHDCSHFVYKIK from the coding sequence ATGGTCAGCTTGCTGCAAGTCCGAGATTTGATTGCATTATATGGGCAAGCTGACATTGCGCTTCTGAGTTCTCAATTAAACGCCCCTGCTGCACTGGTGAACGCGATGGCTGAAAAGCTGGTCAGCATGGAGAAAATTGAGAAAGTCGATGTGAGCGCGTGCCTTACGGGTACCAGTTGTAAGGGATGCCCCGAGAGTCACGATTGCTCACATTTTGTCTATAAGATTAAATAG
- the bioH gene encoding pimeloyl-ACP methyl ester esterase BioH, whose amino-acid sequence MATLYWQTVGEGKQDIVLLHGWGLNAEVWQTIIPRVASQFRIHLVDLPGYGRSHDFTPMTIQSMANVVWEQAPKNAIWLGWSLGGLVASRIVLDHPNEVKALITVASSPCFGAHDEWQGIKPEVLLNFEQMLAENFQRTVERFLALQTLGTESAREDARTLKSVVLALPMPSVEALNMGLESLRTEDLREELTHLQVPFLRIYGYLDGLVPRKIAGKLDELYPNSLSVVMRNSAHAPFISHPDEFCETLVQFAKSLN is encoded by the coding sequence ATGGCGACGTTATATTGGCAGACAGTGGGTGAAGGAAAACAAGATATTGTGTTACTGCACGGATGGGGATTGAATGCCGAAGTCTGGCAAACAATTATTCCTCGAGTGGCTTCGCAATTTCGCATCCATTTAGTTGATTTACCGGGTTATGGGCGTAGTCACGATTTCACTCCGATGACCATTCAATCAATGGCCAATGTTGTGTGGGAGCAAGCGCCTAAAAATGCGATTTGGCTGGGATGGTCTTTAGGTGGGCTAGTGGCAAGCCGCATCGTGCTTGATCACCCAAATGAGGTAAAAGCCTTAATCACCGTGGCATCCTCCCCTTGCTTTGGGGCTCATGATGAGTGGCAAGGTATCAAGCCTGAAGTCTTACTTAATTTTGAGCAGATGCTGGCTGAAAATTTCCAGCGTACCGTCGAGCGTTTTCTGGCACTGCAAACATTGGGAACTGAAAGCGCCCGCGAAGATGCGCGTACATTGAAATCTGTGGTATTGGCGCTGCCAATGCCATCGGTTGAAGCCTTGAATATGGGGCTGGAATCTTTACGTACTGAAGATTTACGTGAGGAACTCACCCATTTACAGGTTCCTTTCTTACGTATTTATGGTTATTTAGATGGCTTAGTCCCGCGTAAAATTGCAGGTAAATTAGACGAGTTGTATCCCAATTCATTATCCGTTGTGATGCGCAATAGTGCCCATGCGCCGTTTATTTCTCATCCCGATGAGTTTTGTGAAACATTGGTTCAGTTTGCGAAATCATTGAACTAA
- the feoA gene encoding ferrous iron transporter A encodes MSILPQCSYKILGFSPEISPAYRQKLLSLGLLPGSVFKVVRVAPFGDPVQIETHRVSLVLRKKDLALINLDEAQAN; translated from the coding sequence ATGTCCATACTTCCTCAATGCAGTTATAAAATACTTGGCTTTTCACCAGAGATAAGCCCGGCCTATCGCCAAAAACTGCTTTCCCTTGGTCTGCTTCCAGGCTCAGTGTTCAAAGTTGTGCGCGTAGCGCCGTTTGGTGATCCCGTGCAAATTGAAACTCATCGCGTCAGCTTAGTATTACGCAAAAAAGATTTAGCTCTCATTAACTTAGATGAAGCTCAAGCGAACTAA